In Brassica napus cultivar Da-Ae chromosome A5 unlocalized genomic scaffold, Da-Ae chrA05_Random_43, whole genome shotgun sequence, the sequence TCCTCTCTGGAGGTCCTTGCAAAGAGTGGAGCTGGTGGGTGCAGTCTAAGCACTTCTTTGACCACTGCTTGCAGATAAGGAAGGCTTGGTAAATCTGTTTCTTGAATCAAACTTGTTTTCCCTACAACTGATTCAATTTCTTTTCTCAGTCTCTCAAGAATGTTGGGGTTGTTCACCAGCTCAGCCATTGCCCATTGTGTAGTTTGCCCCATACTATCAGTGCCTGCAATGAAAAGTTCCTGcacttgtaaaaaaaaaaaaaaaaaaacaaaaagtaaaacacCTCTTAGTCAAGATAATGACTTTGAATTCTTAATGAGGGGAAGAAACACTTACAATGAAAAAAGTCTTAATATGGTTCCTAGTAATCTTATACTCTGCATTTTCATCTCTAAAAGCTTCCAACAATACGTCCATCATGTCTGCAGTTTGATGCTCACTCGGCTTCTCTTCTTCGTGTTTCACTAGAACCCTCTCTAGCAACGTGTCAAACCTGTCGGAGACACTCAATATATCCTTCTTGAACAAAGAGATTCCGAACTTCTTGAGCGGCCTGTGAAGCAATGTTGCGAAGAAAATCTTCTTAAACAAGGCAAATGACTGGATAACTAGACCCCTTGCTCTCTCAGCCTCACCATCTTCCTCCAAACAATATCTGCTTCCCATGAGCATCTTGAAAATGATCTTGTTACTGACCTTCATTGCTTCCTTGCCAATATCAACCATCTCCTTATTCATCGCCTTGCCAAGCAGGTTAGCGTAAAACCGCTCTAGCTCATCGGCACGGATGCATCGTGACCGCTCGAGTGCCTGAGATCCGAGCAGGTTTGTGACGAGGAGCTTCTTCATAAACTTCAAGTAATCTCCATGGGGAGCCATGAGGAAAGTGGAGGATCCGAACAAGAGTGACTCATCAAGCGGAGGGAGGCCACGGAACGAGACGTTCAGGTCGTGCGTCTTGAAGATCTCGGAAGCAACTGAGGATGAGGAGACGAGGACGATGGGGACATTGAAGATGCGGAGGTAGAGGAGTGGTCCGTGCTTGGAGGAGAGTTTCTGGAAAGACTTGTGGATAAGAAGAGAGAGTAAAAGATGAAGATGACCGATGATTGGGAGAGAGGGAGGGCTCGGAGGCAAATCAAACCTCTGTGGTTTCCTGACGTAGAGAGAGTAACAGAGAAGTGACAAGAGGCATATGAGGACGAGAATGATGGAGTTTTGAAAGACTACGTCCATAGTTGGTGCTCAAAAAGCGAAGGAGATGCCGTTATATTTTCCTTATCAAAGAGAGTCTTGAACATAATATTGTACGGCCATGCTTAAtacatgttattttatttttttgatggACGTGAAATAATGGATAAActgtatatatacttttttttttgtttgtcagaAGTTGGAACTTTTCCCCTTTGGAGTTATGTAATAAttggatttgtttttttgttgttttattatttGCCAACAAAATTGGAGCCTTGCAAGTGTTTTGAAGTCACTTCAATCATGCATGTACACCTATATTACTGTGTTAATTTTTCCCGTCACATGCGTATGGAGTCTAGTACTTTTTGTGTAATCCAACGCTTGAATAGCCAGTATGTGTATATGAAGGCCTCATCACAAATGGTTACTAAACTGTTATAGTAATTTCCAAGCCTGATGAAGCTTCCGGATTTTTGGGAATTCAAAATACCGGTAAGAACATGCAAAACCGGCCTGAAATTGTAGGCCCTAAAGcctaattatttatttgatccCCAGAACCTTGAGAATTTCAAGACTGTTATAGTAATTTCCAAGCCTGATGAAGCGTCTGGATCTTTTGGAACTCGAGATGAATCAATTGCTCCAGtgatcttcaaaaaaaaaaaaggtattcTCGCgtactcttttcttttttaaagatttattaaatctttatttaaatacgaaaatttattaaaagaaaacgaAACCAAGAAAAAATTAGATAATTCAATTCTACCTAGGActatccaaacccgaacccaATACCGATccaccaaaatcaaaatcagatATTCACTTCCAAAAATTGAAATCTCGAATACGTTTCCCCTTTCTTCCCCTTATTGGTTGAAAagtaaagtaataaataaacttGTAAAAATAAAGAGAAGGGCATTCAAGATTTCACTGTCTCTAACTCTTGAATTCTCTCTGTGTCGACCATTCGAATTAAGTTTTTCTTGAAATTCTGAAAACCCTACTTAATCGCGAATCCTCAATCGAGAATCAAAACCCAAATAATGTTGAATCGAGACGATCCGAAAGCGAAAGAAGACAGCTCAAGTAGTGTAGGAGGAGAAGAAACGGTTATGGTTCCAGAATCCGGAGAAACAAGTAGGGATGAAGTAAACCCAAGCACCATCGACAAATCTGTTTCCCTGGGAACCGAGCAAAGTCCCCGAGATGCAgatgaaagagaagaaaatgcaagagagaaagaggaagagaaGGAATCAAGTgagaaagaggaagaggaggaatcaagagaagtagaagaagaCAATGAAATAGAATAAGAGAAGGAAGCGGAAGACGAAGAATAGGAAGTCGGAGAAGAAGAGAACGAAcccggagaagaagagaaggagtTCAAAGAAGGATATGAAATGGGGGATTCAATTGCTCCAGTACTCCAGGAATCAGTACGAGAACATGAAACTGAGTCGCATGCAGAGGAGGTAAGTATTCAAATACGAGAACATGAAACTGAGTTGATGACTTTGTAAATCTAAGTTGAACTTCAACAATATAGATGTACAAACTTTGTGAAACCAAGAAAAACTTCAACTTTATGATTGCTTAACTAAGTCCAAGTTTGCGAAACTTTAAGTTGATGGTTGTAAGATGTCGTTCGTGATCCGGTTTTCACATGAGTGCAGCTTGtagatgacgaagaagaagggATGCAACCGCTGAAGATGCACTTTCTTTCAAGCtagtatcaattttttttaaaggtttcaAGAAAATGTTACATTAACAGGGCGataagaaatatacaaaagATCCTGAAAAAGGAGGAGGTGGAATGGTTCATAGAGCACCCACAGTTCCAACATTTCTTCCATATAAAAACTGAAAGCATAAGTAGATGGGAATGTGGCTTCTCGTTTTGCGATCAACTTGTGTAGAGAAGAAGTATGAGTTATGGTTTATCGTTAATGGCGTCCCAATCCGATACTCTCTCAGAGAATTCGGACTCGTTTCTGAACTATACTGCCATGAGTATCTCCCCAACCATGAGAGGTTGGGTGGTACAATATTCATGAACAAGTATTTTGAAGGGAAAATAGTTACATACGATGACTTGGAGGAGCAGATGTTGGCAATGAAATCAAAGCCatctaagaatcaaattttCCCACCCACCTGGAGGAGCAGATGTTGTTGAAGACTTATGTTGTTTGAGACTGTTTAGAGTAGGTGAAACTTTTCAAAGATTCACTTTCATCTTCGTCAACTTTGTCAACTTCGTGAAACTAAAGTAATTGTATTGGTGAAAGTATTATTAGTTTCAATAAagtataaaacacaaatatgtaatctttttagatataaaataaaactatataaaaatttaaggaTCAATTTGTCAATAAAAAGTTCAGTAGTAGAAATAAGGTTTTGAATAGTGTTTCCTCAAATCTGAAGGGATACtattataagttaatttttctttcaaaatgatgtactattagaaaatattttcttttacttttttgatGTATTCCCTGGGAATGATGCACCATTGGAGATGATCTTGGGATTGTTGAAGCTTTATGTATGGCAAACTATAGTCTAGtgttgttttgtttggtttgtttatgttaattttatattaaaagtaaAGATATAtccaagaaaaaatatattattaaagaaacataatgtatatgttttggttttttttttgctaaattgtaaatatcattCCACAAAAATGAAGGTTTGGTTACAATATTAGTTGCACCAAGATCTGCTTTAAAAGCAAATCTGATTTCTAAGGGCcgcaaaattttttaaaacatgacaGGTCTATCATTCAGCTTAACACAAGTATGACTCCTGTCTTCTTCGAAAGAGTCTCTCGGGTCATTAAGTATGATCGCCTCCCTTAACTTCGGCCATCATCTTTAATGGCTTCTTAGTTTGGTGTTTCTCAATAGGTCAAAAAGTTAGGGAAGTTATCATGTATCTATAGAAATGTTTGTATCCCTCTTTAGCTTTGACATTGGTTATAAAGACTATTGTGTCCTTTTCAAGATGTTTAATTGTCCTTTGCTCTTGAGTCTCTTGTAGTTCACTTACTCTTTGATCTAATGTGCATTTTGTGTAATTCAGCACTTTAAAAGCCAGTATGTACAGAAATAACGCCATGACAACTTTTGGAATTTTGGATATTACTATTTGAGAACTATAAAGATAAATTGATTGCCACAACGCTATCACCAAACACATTATCTACTCTAGTCAAACATGTAAAGACACAAACCTTTCTTGCTCTAATACCATTTTTACTCAAAGCTCTCTGAAGAAGATGAACACAAGAACTGAAAAGCAGAGGCTTCCTTGTTACTCTAATCCACCATCAAGAACTCTCTACCAACTAGGTACCATCTGCAGGTTATTTGAAGCCAAAGGGTTTTATGAACTTCTTAAGCAATGTTGCCATTTTGAGCGGCTAGTGAAGCAATGTTGCTGAGAAAATCTTCTTAAACAAGGCAAATGACTCGATAACGCTTGCTCTCTCTGCCTCACCGTCTTCCTTCGAGCAACAAGTCACCCCCATAAGCATCTTGAAGATGATGTTATTACTGAGGCTCATTGCTTAAGTCCAAAATTTAatttggaaaataaataaagaaacaacTATATCTAGGATTTGCCATAATAAACATCATCACAATATTCATAACATATCTAACACATGTCTGTTTAATCTAGCTTTTAtgcataaaatattatttctcatggataaatttatataactaaaaagaGTGAAACAGAATATACATGTTTTTTCTTAAAGGAAAGATATGCATTTTGCCTTTTATTATGCATAAAAATATATGTGACTGAATTGTCAAAAATACATTGTGTTTTGGTTTTAACTCATGTATGGATGGCATTGACAAAGACAAAATTTAAATCATTAGATATAGTTAATGTGgattaacaaatattttgtattagtttgaaaagatttgttgaatcttttttttataacgctgattttataatataatgcaAAGAGAGCTTGGACAACGTACTTCCAAACACAAATGTAGGAGCACGCGTCGAGCACAGTTTAGAGACAAATGAGAATAAAAGAAAAGCTAGAAAGGGTAGAAAGAGAAGCAACAACAGAGCTCCCAACCCAAAGGTAACACGCGGTCGGAGCACATGCTAGCATCAACACGTACTAGCTAATCTTGCCTCCGACTCCAGCCTACTCAACAACCAACGGGGGCCACCCACAGCTACATATGATTGACTACGGTGGTCTCTAGTGATTTTTACTGCAATCTCCTCTGCCACTATTGAATCTAATTATAAATTACGTAAATATG encodes:
- the LOC125594318 gene encoding cytochrome P450 705A22-like, with amino-acid sequence MDVVFQNSIILVLICLLSLLCYSLYVRKPQRFDLPPSPPSLPIIGHLHLLLSLLIHKSFQKLSSKHGPLLYLRIFNVPIVLVSSSSVASEIFKTHDLNVSFRGLPPLDESLLFGSSTFLMAPHGDYLKFMKKLLVTNLLGSQALERSRCIRADELERFYANLLGKAMNKEMVDIGKEAMKVSNKIIFKMLMGSRYCLEEDGEAERARGLVIQSFALFKKIFFATLLHRPLKKFGISLFKKDILSVSDRFDTLLERVLVKHEEEKPSEHQTADMMDVLLEAFRDENAEYKITRNHIKTFFIELFIAGTDSMGQTTQWAMAELVNNPNILERLRKEIESVVGKTSLIQETDLPSLPYLQAVVKEVLRLHPPAPLFARTSREECRIRGFYIPENTTLLVNVYAVMRDPGSWEDPNEFKPERFLASLGTGEEDERREQAHKYIPFGSGRRGCPGANLAYIFIGTAVGMMVQCFDWTIKGDEVKLEEAAGELNLTMAHPLKCTPVARTIKPFGFK